In one Pseudomonas sp. Bout1 genomic region, the following are encoded:
- a CDS encoding acetyl-CoA C-acetyltransferase, translated as MTQALIFDAIRTPRGKGKADGALHSVKPVNLVAGLLAALQQRTDLDTRQVDDIVLGCVTPVGDQGADIAKTAALVADWDVSVAGVQVNRFCASGLEAVNLGAMKVRSGFEDLVVVGGVESMSRVPMGSDGGAWVLDPQTNLHSHFTPQGIGADLIATLEGFTRQDVDAFALHSQQKAARARSDGSFNKSLIAVQDQNGIVLLDQDEFIRADSTLEGLGKLKPSFEMMGQMGFDATALRVYSHVERINHVHTPGNSSGIVDGAALMLIGSEAKGRELGLQPRARIVATAVTSTDPTIMLTGPAPATRKALAKAGLRVEDIDLFEVNEAFASVVLKFIKDMGIDASRVNVNGGSIAMGHPLGATGCAILGTLLDELEVRQQRYGLATLCVGGGMGIATIIERL; from the coding sequence ATGACCCAAGCTTTGATCTTTGATGCGATACGCACGCCCCGTGGCAAAGGCAAGGCCGACGGCGCCTTGCACAGCGTCAAGCCGGTAAACCTGGTGGCGGGGTTGCTGGCCGCGCTGCAACAGCGCACCGACCTCGACACCCGGCAAGTGGATGACATTGTCCTGGGATGCGTCACGCCGGTGGGCGACCAAGGCGCCGACATCGCCAAGACCGCCGCGCTGGTGGCGGACTGGGACGTGAGTGTCGCCGGTGTGCAGGTCAACCGGTTTTGCGCCTCGGGCCTGGAAGCGGTGAACCTCGGGGCGATGAAAGTGCGCTCCGGCTTTGAAGACCTGGTGGTGGTCGGCGGTGTCGAGTCCATGTCCCGCGTGCCCATGGGCAGTGACGGCGGCGCCTGGGTGCTCGACCCGCAAACCAACCTGCACAGCCACTTCACCCCGCAGGGCATCGGCGCCGACCTGATCGCCACGCTGGAAGGCTTCACGCGCCAGGACGTGGATGCCTTTGCCCTGCACTCACAGCAGAAAGCGGCGCGGGCCAGATCAGACGGATCCTTCAACAAATCGCTGATCGCAGTGCAGGATCAAAACGGCATCGTGTTGCTGGACCAGGACGAGTTCATCCGCGCCGACTCGACGCTTGAAGGCCTCGGCAAACTCAAGCCCAGCTTCGAAATGATGGGCCAGATGGGGTTCGATGCCACGGCATTGCGGGTCTACAGCCACGTCGAGCGCATTAACCATGTGCACACACCGGGCAACAGTTCCGGAATCGTCGATGGCGCCGCGCTGATGCTGATCGGTTCCGAAGCAAAGGGCCGCGAACTCGGCCTGCAACCCCGGGCGCGGATCGTCGCCACAGCGGTCACCAGCACCGACCCCACTATCATGCTCACCGGCCCGGCGCCGGCTACGCGCAAGGCGCTGGCGAAAGCGGGGCTGCGGGTGGAAGACATCGACCTGTTTGAAGTCAACGAGGCGTTTGCCTCAGTGGTGCTCAAGTTCATCAAGGACATGGGCATTGACGCTAGCCGGGTCAACGTCAACGGCGGCTCCATCGCCATGGGCCACCCGCTGGGCGCCACGGGCTGCGCGATTCTTGGCACCTTGCTCGACGAACTGGAGGTGCGCCAGCAGCGGTATGGCCTGGCCACCCTGTGTGTCGGCGGCGGCATGGGTATCGCCACCATCATCGAACGCCTCTGA